The following coding sequences lie in one Cryptococcus neoformans var. neoformans B-3501A chromosome 2, whole genome shotgun sequence genomic window:
- a CDS encoding hypothetical protein (HMMPfam hit to UPF0220, Uncharacterised protein family (UPF0220), score: 117.5, E(): 3e-32) translates to MSIPHSAYDPRRVFRFNVPHFEIGPKARSVGTYLSGGLFALSYFLLFDAATLSSHAKPPPDAPYDVVPVHMAFVDWIPAICTTLGFIITSLLDKSHLTSAFSSDPWAHEGSAAWRARVVLFIGVALMAGGLAGSLCVLILKYIVPDYTGYTYYGAANVATNVGIMVSYVFSLPFTAGHPPKPIELTSEFDRETRAMILWISQSGSDEYEYQLTV, encoded by the exons ATGTCCATTCCACACTCGGCCTACGATCCTCGCCGCGTATTCCGTTTCAACGTCCCCCACTTTGAAATCGGTCCCAAAGCACGCTCAGTCGGAACATACCTCTCCGGTGGTCTC TTCGCACTCTCATATTTCCTCCTGTTCGACGCCGCTACCCTCTCATCCCACGCAAAACCCCCTCCAGACGCACCTTACGATGTTGTACCAGTACACATGGCGTTTGTCGACTGGATCCCTGCCATCTGCACTACCC TTGGGTTCATCATAACCTCCCTCCTCGATAAATCTCACCTCAcctccgccttctcctccgaCCCATGGGCACATGAAGGTTCCGCTGCCTGGCGTGCAAGGGtggtcctcttcatcgGGGTAGCCTTGATGGCCGGCGGTCTCGCTGGGAGTCTT TGTGTCCTCATTCTCAAATATATTGTCCCCGATTACACCGGGTACACCTATTACGGCGCCGCTAACGTGGCTACCAATGTTGGCATCATGGTCTCGTACGTCTTTTCCCTCCCCTTCACCGCTGGTCACCCTCCAAAACCCATAGAGCTGACTTCTGAGTTTGACCGGGAAACTAGAGCCATGATACTCTGGATCTCGCAAAGCGGCAGCGACGAGTACGAGTATCAACTCACTGTCTAA
- a CDS encoding hypothetical protein (HMMPfam hit to XPG_I, XPG I-region, score: 117.4, E(): 3.4e-32; HMMPfam hit to XPG_N, XPG N-terminal domain, score: 107.3, E(): 3.7e-29) — protein sequence MGISGLLPLLKEVSVHGHISEFKGKKLAVDGYVWLHKGAFGCAEDLVKGKKSTKFVEYAMYRVRFLRHHGIEPFLVFDGGPLPAKKGTEVSRAKTRLENLEKARSLEAQGRMKEAKEAYTRCVDVTPEMAYQLIKALRAENVDYVVAPYEADAQLCFLEREGYVDGIITEDSDLLVFGCKKASRVIFKLDKDGQCVWIHRDRLAMVREFPMHGWTDVHFRRMAMLSGCDYLDSIPGIGIKTAHRLMRRFNSVEKLLQHIRLEGTYLVPPTYLSDFAQAELAFLYQRVYDPSLGRLVHLNPLPPASTGFQLGDEGEKWVGVDVEEGLARRMARGDVHPETGMGIVDAWPEFASGAEGAGGAEEKWGSGSGVGNLGEKRQAKAEGVHVQGPMDAFITRYKKPKHRHPKHDCPDYLDHSNREQQQIKSKLAPIHQPVGTYTSGASRLSDQLALRPLAENVMGDGERGCTAEKVEVMSKFFGGRGKRQQVRKRQKEEVDGDGSEEKIELKWEEEEEEGGGRIHSLSHSLTSTSTPTRIQQGRRSPSPAISSLISSSPPAPPRIASQSCLSSQSCSPCPSPSLSPVISPSFSSCSRQRFISQTQYITSPPAAECSSPPVLDFPFSSLAEGEQVKQEVNVGRPWKKETETETFEPGSSFGTLVPPTSSPTAPLPLSLSLSSTLPPTHRLSNQRYEAAGHSLAGSSLLAHNEFGLRPRSSAPPCAQSQSLLHSVNAVKGSQPDFEDGNKHDRGSSPDMGGADDDNGQGQIKDADKSEESEKEEERKEKAKIVGGSWRAKWAFGGGLEMNGTPKMGAGARGVRSQTPKTVPVQKVGAGGMRAVSSTLSLVKRREAMSVGGSSRVLKNRPVNVVFPRGEESEAARFGLATPTRAPSVASVSASRKVETGSMAVEGNGMEMKMKVAVKQFGFGRGGREGHEDDKGGAGEEEQVEEEGEGEEIGSFTPSPERKPLFPRFSVGGGAPPRSLSPRNSPNDIPTAVSHPSISRSRLKSNYNTISSIALKDTPQGEQKQRQRQAKQQQARPGLCFVRRDQDGSDDVDENTCRRMSQSGREKTPVSGTTLGRLERYRFEKVTVRK from the exons ATGGGCATATCAggtctcctccccctcctgaAAGAGGTATCCGTACATGGCCATATCTCAGAGTTTAAGGGCAAAAA ACTTGCTGTCGAT GGGTATGTGTGGCTCCATAAAGGCGCATTCGGCTGTGCAGAGGATCTTgtcaaagggaagaagagcacaAA ATTTGTCGAGTATGCAATGTATCGTGTTAGGTTCTTACGGCATCATGGGATAGAACCGTTCTTGGTGTTCGATGGAGGCCCGTTACCTGCAAAGAAGGGAACCGAAGTTTCGCGAGCCAA GACAAGATTGGAGAATTTGGAAAAAGCTAGATCATTAGAAGCGCAAGGTCGAATGAAAGAGGCGAAGGAGGCATATACCCGATGTGTGGACGTCACCCCAGAAATGGCATATCAGCTTATCAAA GCTTTGAGGGCGGAAAACGTCGATTATGTGGTGGCGCCTTATGAAGCAGACGCGCAGTTATGTTTCCTTGAGCGCGAGGGGTATGTAGATGGGATTATCACTGAAGACTCTGATTTGCTCGTATTTGGGTGTAAAAAGGCAAGTCGA GTCATATTCAAACTTGATAAGGACGGGCAATGTGTTTGGATTCATCGTGATCGGCTGGCGATGGTGAGAGAGTTCCCGATGCATGGGTGGACGGATGTGCATTTCAGGCGAATGGCA ATGCTTTCAGGGTGTGATTATCTCGATTCGATACCCGGTATCGGTATCAAAACCGCTCACCGTCTTATGCGGCGTTTCAATTCTGTTGAAAAG CTCCTCCAACACATCCGCCTGGAAGGCACTTACCTCGTCCCACCAACATATCTCTCCGATTTTGCCCAAGCCGAACTCGCTTTTCTCTACCAAAGGGTATACGATCCCTCTCTCGGCCGTCTCGTGCATCTAAACCCCCTCCCACCTGCGAGCACTGGTTTCCAACTGGGGGACGAGGGGGAAAAGTGGGTGGGTGTcgatgtggaggaagggcttgcaaggaggatggcgagggGAGATGTTCATCCCGAGACGGGGATGGGGATCGTGGATGCGTGGCCAGAGTTTGCGAGTGGGGCTGAAGGAGCTGGGGGAGCGGAGGAAAAGTGGGGGAGTGGTAGCGGTGTCGGTAATCTGGGAGAGAAGCGACAAGCAAAAGCTGAAGGGGTGCATGTGCAAGGACCGATGGACGCGTTTATTACAA GGTACAAGAAACCGAAACATCGCCATCCTAAGCACGACTGTCCTGATTATCTCGACCATTCCAACCGTGAGCAACAACAAATCAAGTCAAAGCTTGCCCCAATCCATCAGCCGGTGGGTACGTACACCTCTGGCGCTTCGCGGCTATCCGATCAACTTGCTCTGCGACCTTTAGCTGAGAATGTTATGGGAGATGGTGAGAGAGGATGTACGGCagaaaaggtggaggtgatgaGCAAGTTTTTTGGGGGAAGGGGCAAGAGGCAGCAGGTTcggaaaaggcaaaaggaagaagtggatggggatgggagtgaagagaagattgaactcaaatgggaagaggaagaagaagaagggggagggCGCATACATTCGCTATCGCATTCTCTGACGTCTACCTCAACACCGACACGTATCCAGCAAGGACGACGGTCACCATCCCCGGCCATATCATCCCTCATCTCTAGCTCACCTCCGGCCCCACCTCGAATTGCAAGCCAGTCTTGCCTTTCCTCCCAAAGCTgttctccttgtccctcaccttctctttccccggtcatctctccttccttttcttcctgctCACGACAAAGGTTTATATCGCAGACGCAATATATCACGAGCCCCCCAGCGGCAGAGTGCTCGTCCCCGCCTGTACTTGATTTCCCATTTTCCTCGCTTGCCGAAGGGGAACAAGTAAAGCAAGAGGTAAACGTGGGGCGGCcgtggaagaaggagacgGAAACGGAAACGTTTGAGCCGGGCTCATCTTTTGGGACTCTTGTACCGCCCACTTCATCCCCTACTGCCCCTCTTCCGCTTTCGCTTTCGCTTTCGTCTACGCTTCCCCCAACCCATCGCCTATCAAATCAGAGGTACGAAGCCGCTGGACATTCTTTGGCTGGTAGTTCTCTCCTCGCGCATAATGAATTCGGTCTACGGCCTCGTTCATCTGCCCCGCCTTGCGCCCAGTCTCAATCGCTACTCCACAGTGTGAACGCGGTGAAAGGTAGTCAACCAGACTTTGAAGATGGCAACAAGCACGACAGGGGATCCTCTCCAGATATGGGTGGGGCGGATGATGACAATGGACAAGGGCAGATCAAGGATGCGGATAagagcgaggagagcgagaaggaagaggagaggaaggagaaggccaagattGTTGGAGGTTCCTGGCGCGCAAAGTGGGCCTTTGGTGGTGGTCTTGAGATGAATGGTACCCCCAAGATGGGTGCTGGGGCCAGGGGGGTACGATCGCAGACGCCAAAGACGGTGCCGGTCCAGAAGGTAGGCGCAGGGGGCATGCGAGCCGTGAGTTCGACTTTGAGTTTGGTGAAAAGACGGGAGGCTATGAGTGTAGGGGGGAGTTCGAGGGTGTTGAAGAATCGGCCGGTGAATGTCGTTTTCCCCAGGGGAGAGGAAAGCGAAGCGGCGAGGTTTGGATTGGCAACACCGACTCGTGCACCGTCAGTGGCGTCCGTATCAGCATCAAGGAAGGTAGAGACGGGATCGATGGCGGTAGAGGGGAatgggatggagatgaagatgaaggtggcGGTCAAGCAGtttggatttggaaggGGCGGAAGGGAAGGACATGAGGATGATAAGGGCGGggctggagaagaagagcaagtagaggaggaaggtgaaggagaggaaataGGGTCGTTCACTCCTTCGCCGGAACGAAAGCCGTTATTTCCCCGTTTCTCTGTTGGCGGCGGTGCGCCTCCTCGTTCATTATCGCCTCGAAATTCGCCAAACGATATTCCTACCGCTGTCagccatccatccatctcccgCTCTCGTCTCAAATCGAATTATAATACCATCTCCAGCATCGCCTTGAAAGATACTCCTCAAGGGGAGCAGaagcaaaggcaaaggcaggcgaagcagcagcaggcaAGACCGGGACTCTGCTTTGTGCGGCGCGATCAAGATGGCAGTGATGATGTGGACGAGAATACATGTCGGCGAATGAGCCAGTCGGGTAGGGAGAAGACCCCTGTATCAGGGACGACGTTGGGGAGGTTGGAAAGGTACAGGTTTGAAAAGGTGACCGTTCGAAAGTGA
- a CDS encoding hypothetical protein (Match to EST gb|CF192320.1|CF192320), with amino-acid sequence MRPSLLLRATHYKPMIKFLGPRKNIQHPPHKPAPHPCAPTEVQESFQSFLSKLNSSPSPSSSPSPSSSSSPSSSSGSGGAGLSSLESTFKPTGKKVDYENYWEAPTYLWVQKEVTEREMESVMSGGATDIRTGP; translated from the exons ATGAGGCCTTCATTACTCCTTAGGGCGACGCATTACAAGCCCATGATCAAGTTCTTGGGACCGAGAAAAAATATCCAACATC CGCCGCATAAACCGGCTCCTCATCCGTGTGCTCCTACCGAGGTTCAAGAATCCTTccaatccttcctctccaagctCAACTCTTCGCCGtcgccatcatcgtcgccgtcgccgtcatcgtcgtcgtctcCTTCATCGTCGAGTGGATCTGGGGGCGCCGGATTGTCAAGTTTGGAGAGCACGTTCAAGCCGACGGGGAAAAAGGTGGATTACGAAAACTATTGGGAAGCGCCGACGTATTTGTGGGTCCAAAAGGAAGTGAcagagagggagatggagtCTGTGATG